The DNA window GCTTCCTTCAAGAAGGAATTCGACAAAGCGGTGGTCGGCGATCCGGTGCAGCGCGAGCTTTACGAAAAACTGGGACAGGAGCAGCTGCGCACCTTGCTGGCTTCGCGCCCCAAGGGTTCCGTTGACGTGATTGCCGCCGAAGAAAAATTTGAATTTATGCTGGGCCGGCAAAAGGTTGTAGGACGCATGGACCGCGTGGACCGTGTGGAAGGCAACACGGTCCGGGTGATTGATTACAAGACGGGGTCGCCCAAGAACCGGCGCTTCGCCGACGAGAGCCTGCAACTCTCCGTCTACGCCATGGGCGCGCGCGCGCTGGGCTACACGCCGAAGGAGCTGGTGCTGCTGAACCTGCAGGGCAACGAAGAAGTGGTCACCACGCGAACGCCGGCGGCGCTGCAGAAGGCGCAAGACAAGATTCAGGACGTGGCGGAGGGAATCGCCCAAGGAAAGTTTGATCCGACTCCGGGGCAGCATTGCATCTGGTGCGACTACTGGAAGCTGTGTCCGGCGACCGAGCAGCGCGTATTCATTCCGGCGGAGACGCTGACGGCGGAACGCGAGACCATGACGGCGGGAGTGAAAGGATGACGGTCGCGGAAGGGACGGAGCTAGTTCGCCTCACCCAAGGACTTTGTTCCCGGCTTGGGGCTTTCTGTGGAACCAGCGTCTAACGCGGAGTCCAGATCATCAAATTCCAATGTCAGATTCCGGGCCGTGGTGTCAATCACGCTCAAGGGCGGAATCTCTTCGATGCCCTCAGCGCCGAGTTCGGCGAATTTGCGCGCTGAAACCATCACGCGGCTTTCCAAAGTGCCAACGGCCTTGTTGTAGGATTCCACGGCACGGTCCAGTCCTTTGCCCAGCGCTTCAACATGGGTACCCATGTTACGCAGGCGGTCATGTAGCTCCTTGCCGAGCCGGCTGATCTCGCTGGCATTGCGGGCGAGCTTCTCCTGGTTCCATCCGTAGGCGACGGCCTTGAGTAGGGCAATCAAAGTGGTGGGCGAAGCGGGAATCACTTTCTTGAGCACGCCACGTTCGATGAGCGAAGAATCCTGCTCCAACGCGGCGCTGAAAAATGTTTCGCCGGGCAGGAACATCACGACGAATTCCGGAGAGTCAAACTGCTGCTGGTAAGCTTTGTCGCCAAGTTGGTCCATGTGCGTGCGTACTTGTGCGGCATGCAGCTCGAGCTTTTGCCGGCGAACTTCGTCGTCGGTGCTTTCGATGGCTTCCAGGTAAGCGAGCAGCGGCGTCTTGGCGTCGATGACAATATTCTTGCCGCCTGGCAGCTTGACGATGACGTCCGGACGAATGCGCCCTGCACTGGTGGTAACCGTTTCCTGTTCGACAAAATCACAGTATGAAAGCATGCCAGCGAGTTCAATCACCCGCTTGAGCTGAATTTCTCCCCACCTCCCGCGGACGGTGGGAGTGCGAAGGGCTTTCACCAGGTTGCCGGTTTCAGCGTGCAACTTCTCTTGCGTGGTGATCAGAGAGCGGACCTGCTCAGTGAGGCCTCCGTACGCCAGGCTGCGCTCCTTCTCGATCTGGGTGATCTGGTCATCGACCTTGCGAAGGGATTCTTCAATTGGCGCTACCAGAGTCGCGACGGCCTTCTGACGCATCTCCAGATCGCCCTTGGCCTCGCTTTGAAACTTTTCCAAGCTCGTGGTTGCCAGTTCGAGAAAGGCCTGGTTGTTACTCTTGAGAGCGTCCGAGGAAAGCGCGCGAAAAGCCTCGCGCAGATTCTCCGTTGCATGATTCACCAGATCGAGCTTTTCCTGATTGGCCTTACTCGCAAGATCCATTGCGGTTTCAAGTTTATCGACCGTGGATTTCAGGTTCGAAGCGAGCTGGGTATATTTTGTGACATCACCTCGAGCCGCCGTGAGCTGTAGCTGGACCGAAGAGAGCCGCGACTCTAAAACCGCGGATTGAGAGCGCAGGAACAGCCATGTGATCAGGCCACCGGCCATGGCGCCAAAAATTGCGACAAAAACAAGTGAGAGACTCATATTCGTTCGTAACCCGATTCTATTACGACTCGCGATCACAAGTTTCCAATTTGAAGCTGTGTCGCCCCGCTGGGGCTCGCCGCGAATGATGCAGGCTACCCAGGCCTTTCCGGCCTGGGCTAACTCATTTCGCGCCTACGGCGCTGGTTTGGTGGTGAGTGCATCTGCGCGTCGCCTATCTCCAGCAGAGAAGCAAAGGGACCAAAGGTCGTAACGAGATGGCCTGATGCGGCACGGAGTCTGGAAGATCGTCGGGATGTTTCGACTCGTCCTCGTCCCGCGCAGCGGGACTCTGACTCGCTCAACATGACATGGTCCCACCTTGCATGGCGCGGAAAGCGTGTCGCCACAAAAACAAAGGGGACGCTTGCGCGTCCCCCGTGGTTTTTTGTTTGGCTTGAAGAGCTGTTACTTTTTCTTTGCTTTCTTCTTAGCCTTTTTCTTAGCTGCCATGTTTCTATTCTCCCTTTCCATTTTTCATGGATGCGGTCTGAATTAAGAAAAACCGCAATTGATGAATGTATAGAT is part of the Terriglobia bacterium genome and encodes:
- the rmuC gene encoding DNA recombination protein RmuC, whose protein sequence is MSLSLVFVAIFGAMAGGLITWLFLRSQSAVLESRLSSVQLQLTAARGDVTKYTQLASNLKSTVDKLETAMDLASKANQEKLDLVNHATENLREAFRALSSDALKSNNQAFLELATTSLEKFQSEAKGDLEMRQKAVATLVAPIEESLRKVDDQITQIEKERSLAYGGLTEQVRSLITTQEKLHAETGNLVKALRTPTVRGRWGEIQLKRVIELAGMLSYCDFVEQETVTTSAGRIRPDVIVKLPGGKNIVIDAKTPLLAYLEAIESTDDEVRRQKLELHAAQVRTHMDQLGDKAYQQQFDSPEFVVMFLPGETFFSAALEQDSSLIERGVLKKVIPASPTTLIALLKAVAYGWNQEKLARNASEISRLGKELHDRLRNMGTHVEALGKGLDRAVESYNKAVGTLESRVMVSARKFAELGAEGIEEIPPLSVIDTTARNLTLEFDDLDSALDAGSTESPKPGTKSLGEAN